DNA sequence from the Thunnus maccoyii chromosome 7, fThuMac1.1, whole genome shotgun sequence genome:
ACTAACATCACATCCTGCAGTGTGAGCTTCAGATCCAACGACCAGCTGCAGCcaattgattagtcgatcaacagaagattaatcagctattttaatattttaataatcaaagcTTTTGGTTTTGGCTGAAACTaaacgagacatttgaagacatttttcactgttttctgacattttatagacaaaacaattaactgatcaataatctgcagatgaatcgATGATGgaaatgatcattagttgcagctgtagttaTTTATTAAAAGTTATTACTCTGACACTGGTGACAGTATTGAttactgtgacatcacatcctgtAGGTAAAGTCTGTGAGTCTGTTATAAACCTTCTGttaacaacttcctgtttcctgtttcaggaggaaggaagcagcagcagcaggaggatcGTCTGTCCGCTCGACCCCAAACAGTGAGTCAACAACCATCAATCACATTATTGATGTCATTGATCATCAGTGGAGTTATTGGTTATCAGTGTTAAATATGAAACTCTCAAAGAATTTTGATGAAGTTTCTCAAAAcaagtttgttttattcaatcattcatttataaatcagaaaacactgatCTCTGACATGTTAATTAATTATCTTGTTGCTGATCACAGACTGATAACAGACCGATCACTGATTGATCACTGACCGATAACAGACCGATCACAGACTGATCACTGACTCTCTGACCtgtggtttgtgtgtctgttgtgtgtttgtgtgttttgttcttgcAGCACTGTGGATGAAGACAAACTGGACAAACACCTGAAGAAATGTAACTCCAGACAGAAACCAAAACCTGTGAGACAAACCTccacttttacttttatatgTCAACACAACAGTTTAAagatttaatttacagtaaagtaaacCGATGAGTCTCTGCTGCAGTTCACTGTGAGTAAACTTCTGCTGTCACAGTGACATCAGACTGCTGCAGTGCATTCTGGATGTTGGAGTTCTGTCAGTGATCACTGACCCTCAGAGCAGAACAGACATGTAATGATTCTTAGTTACTTTAGTTTATAAAGGAActttattgtatattattatcATGGATGTTACATCAATGTttacacatgtacatgtactgATGCCGTCCCGCACTAAAACATATCACATGTGATCAAAAGCTCACTTACTAGAGCTTTTGACCGTATCCCATGGCTTTCTTCAGCAGATTACTAACCTCGAGTTTACAATATTTTATCACTCATATGTTTTCTGAACATCAACAGCACCttaattgtttagttgtttgatccataaaatatcagaaaatggtgaaaaatgtggatcagtgtttcccaaagatgacgtcctcaaaatgtcttgttttgtccacaactcaaagatcttcagtttactgtcattcatttaatttcccTTTGGCATTAATAAAGTATCCATCCCTCAAATATTCACACTGAAGAagttggaatcagagaatttggatttcctttctttaaaaaaaaggactcaaaaaaaagttttaataaagATTCATTTGAATCGCTTCTCTCTTACTGTTAATAAAAAGGTTCgtagcagagctgttgtgttggttATAGTTGATTGTATCTAATAAAGTGACAACACAGGTGTGTTTCACCTGCTCTGTGAAATCTGTGAAATAACATGtgtaataatgtgtgtttgtgtttgtgtgtttgacctCCGGCAGGCTTATTATGTCGAAAACATAAATGCAGGATCAGCTGATGGAGACGAGACGCTCCAACAGGTAACACCTCCTCTACTGCAGGTAACCATAACAACAATAATCCTGCTGATACTCatacacctgtgtgtgtgcgtgtgtgtgtgtgtgtgtgtgtgtgtgtgtgtgtgtgtgtgtgtgtgtgtgtgtgtgtgtgtgtcaggtgtgtctATGTGAGCGCAGCAGGACACAGTTACAGTCTCTGGTGGACAAATTGAAGACTGCAGCGACAGGTGAGCTGAGAGgcaggtaaacaggtaaactGATTGACCCTTAgagtctgatgatgtcatggttGTTGTCGctgacattgttgttgttgttgttgtaggaCTGCAGTGTGATGTGGAGGACAGCGTCCTGTCTCACCCCGCCCTCCAGGAGGAACTCAACAACCCAAAGAACGGAGACTCCGCCCTAAAACACCTGAAGCAGCAGgtacacacctgaacacacagaaacacacctgaacacacggaaaacacacctgaatacacacctgaacacacagaaacacacttgaactcacagaaacacacctgaacacacagaaacacacctgaactcacagaaacacacctgaactcacacctgaacacacagaaacacactaaaactcacagaaacacacctgaacacacggaaaacacacctgaatacacacctgaactcacagaaacacacctgaacacacagaaacacacctgaactcacagaaacacacctgaaatCACACCTgaactcacagaaacacacctgaactcacacctgaacacacagaaacacacctgaactcacaactgaacacacctgaactcacacctgaacacatagaaacacacttgaacacacagaaacacacctgaacacataGAAACGCACCTGAATACACAGAAATGCACCTGaactcacagaaacacatctgaACTCACACCTgaactcacagaaacacacctgaactcacacctgaacacatagaaacacacctgaacacacagaaacacacctgaacacataGAAACGCACCTGAATACACAGAAACGCACCTGAACTcactcctgaacacacagaaacacacctgaacataCAGAAACGCACCTGAACTcactcctgaacacacagaaatgcacctgaacacacagaaacacacctgaacacacagaaacgcacctggacacacagaaacacacctgaatatacagaaacacacctgaactcacagaaacacacagagacacacctgaacacacagaaacacacctgaacacataGAAACGCACCTgaatacacagaaacacacctgaacacacagaaacacacctgaacacacagaaacacatctgaacacatagaaacacacctgaatatacagaaacacacctgaacacacagaaacacacagaaacacacctgaacacatagaaacacacctgaacacacagaaacgcacCTGAACTcactcctgaacacacagaaacgcacctgaacacatagaaacacacctgaacacacagaaatgcaccTGAACTcactcctgaacacacagaaaaacatctgaACATACAGAAACGCACCTGAActcacacctgaacacacagaaacgcacCTGAACTCACAGAAACGCACCTGAACTcactcctgaacacacagaaacgcacctgaacacacagaaacgcacctgaacacacagaaacacacctgaacacacagaaacgcacCTGAACTcactcctgaacacacagaaacgcacctgaaaacacacctgaactcacagaaacacacctgaactcacacctgaacacacagaaacacacctgaactcacaactgaacacacctgaactcacacctgaacacatagaaacacacttgaacacacagaaacacacctgaacacataGAAACGCACCTGAATACACAGAAATGCACCTGaactcacagaaacacatctgaACTCACACCTgaactcacagaaacacacctgaactcacacctgaacacatagaaacacacctgaacacacagaaacacacctgaacacataGAAACGCACCTGAATACACAGAAACGCACCTGAACTcactcctgaacacacagaaacacacctgaacataCAGAAACGCACCTGAACTcactcctgaacacacagaaatgcacctgaacacacagaaacacacctgaacacacagaaacgcacctggacacacagaaacacacctgaatatacagaaacacacctgaactcacagaaacacacagagacacacctgaacacacagaaacacacctgaacacataGAAACGCACCTgaatacacagaaacacacctgaacacacagaaacacacctgaacacacagaaacacatctgaacacatagaaacacacctgaatatacagaaacacacctgaacacacagaaacacacagaaacacacctgaacacatagaaacacacctgaacacacagaaacgcacCTGAACTcactcctgaacacacagaaacgcagctgaacacatagaaacacacctgaacacacagaaatgcaccTGAACTcactcctgaacacacagaaaaacatctgaACATACAGAAACGCACCTGAActcacacctgaacacacagaaacgcacCTGAACTCACAGAAACGCACCTGAACTcactcctgaacacacagaaacgcacctgaacacacagaaacgcacctgaacacacagaaacacacctgaacacacagaaacgcacCTGAACTcactcctgaacacacagaaacgcacctgaaaacacagaaacgcacctgaacacacagaaacactcctgaacacacagaaacacacctgaacatacagaaacacactgaaacacacctgaatacaCTGTCTCACCTGTCAGGTGTCTCCAGTCCTCTATCTTAGGTCACCTGGAGGCGCTGGGGCTGCTGGGAAGGGGGCGGAGCTTTGTGGAGTTCGGAGCAGGTCGAGGGAAACTGTCTCACTGGATCCACGAGGCCCTGAAGACCTCCGAGCACCTGAACACCTGCGAcgacttgctgctgctgctggtggagcGCTGCAGCACTCGCTTCAAGGTATGAGACAACCTCATATCTCCACACTATCAGAGCAGACAACCTCGTATCTCCACACTATCAGAGCAGACAACCTCATATCTCCACACTATCAGAGCAGACAACCTCATATCTCCACACTAACGGAGCAGCTGTCGACTTGAAGCTGAACATATATACAACAATATTTAGTCGTTTGGTGTTGTTGTGAATGTTcagtatgacatcatcagttaGGGGCGGAGTCAGTtctacagcagcagcattgGACATCCAGCAGATTcataatattacaaaaatgGCTGATGAAGAGCCTCCTGACATTTTAACAACGTATCAAAAACTTCTGTTCATTTTTCCATCGGAGAGACGATCACGTGTGTTCAGAGGAGTTTGTGAGGGTttggtaaccatagcaacatacCTGTAGGAGGAAACGTCAACAATGATAAGAATGGGGgtaacaaatatatatacaaaccGACAGATTGTATATAACAGGGTAACAAATTCACCAGGTTGTGATTACtgctgttttgtattgtttgtttgtttgtttgttgttttctttctgtgttgGTGTTTACTCTTGTGTTGTGGTTTTTCGGTATTTCTTGTCTTAATTGTAGAGTTTTGTATTGTAACAACATTTAAACTGTTTAGTTCTTCATGTTCAGTCTGTATGAAACGCTGCGTTCCAGGTGGACGGGAAACATCAGGATGCTGGAGTTGAGTTTGAGAGGCTGCAGGTCGACATTCAACATCTGGATTTAAGTAAGAGACAAACATCTGCAGACAGGTGTAGTCAGGTGTGTTCACAGTTTGACTGTCAGCTGACTCTCACCTGTTTCAGGTAAAGTTCCTCAGATCAAACACAAGAAGCTGCCGCTGGTCGGAGTTGGGAAGCATCTATGTGGAGCAGCGACAGGTGAGACTTTGATACATCCGATCAATAActttaaatcaatcaataacttTATCTCAACATCCTCATTAAGACCATcagttactgtgtttttattttaattttcatttggAACAAGAGTTTGTACAGTTGTACGTTATACAGCATCATGTTccagtttttaacattatgaGGCAAGAGAGTgaaacagaggaataaaataataataataatgataataataatgacaataataataataacggttttctttcctctttctctccatatTTATGTGCACATAAACCCTTAAAGTCTCACGTCTGTGTGCTCGTCTACACAAATCTGCATGTAATCATCTAttcaaagaaaaaggaaaaagataaataatattaaGGCTAAAGAACAgtaggaggaagaaagagaacaaaacaaagataaataagaacaaataaataataaatagaggGCTCGCTGCCTATATGTATAAAGAATAAAGTAATAAATCAGAGCAGCTTCACAACTAAACGTCCTTCTGTTAGttcagtgttttaatattttctgtattataATCAAAGATATTAAGAATCTGCTATTCGCCTGTTTAAACGGATCAATCagaagttttcttttaataaatgattaataaagTTGTTGATGTTTGAACATGAAGTCAGCTGATCTGTTTGTGTCCTCAGATCTCGCTCTGCGCTGTTTGTTAGAAACACCAGAACCCAGAGAGACTGAACCGCCTCCCAAACGCCTCAAACCCTCAGAAGAGCATTCAGGTCTGGATCCCGGTCCGGTTCAGGGTCCTGGTCCGGTTCAGGGCGTGGCGGTGGCTCTCTGCTGTCACCACCGCTGTGAGTGGCGTCACTACGTGGGTCAGCAGTTCTTCCTGCAGCGAGGACTCGGAGCTGCAGAGTTCTCGGCTTTCTGTCGGATGTCCAGCTGGGCAACATGTGGCCTCAGACCGACCAATCAGGACCGTCCGCCCGGGGATCCGACCAATCAGAGGGGAGACGACGAAGAGCACGAACCAACAGAGGAGACGGACGCAGTGAACGGGTAAATGTTTAACCTAgaactgcaacgattaatcgatcaacagaaaactaatcaccaactattttctATTGTATGTTCTATTTTAGGTGACGTGTTCATATTTCTCGTTTATTCCAAACAAAGATTTTTAGTTtgtcacataaaacagaaaaaagctgaaaatccTCACAAATAAGGAGCTGAGACTTGGGGAAGGAAGTTCagaagctgcaacgattagtcgatgagttgccaactattttgtcatttttaagaataaatgaaaaatgttctgattcagcttcttaaatgtgaatattttctggtttctttagtctctgtgaaactgaagatctttgaccTTTGAattcatctaaaaataaaaaactagcATCATGTGCTCAGCAGGATATTTGGACAGTTTTTCCTCTCAGACAGACGATGCTGCATCTTCTGCAGTTGAAGTGAAAACATAAAACGTGACCCGTCGTATATCTGACGGTGTCTCTGATGTAACGTCTCGTCCTCTCTGCAGGTTTCTGTCAGCAGACGAACGTCAGCAGGTCGGTCGTCTCTGTAAACTTCTGATCGACTGCGGCAGACTTCACTTCCTGCAGAATAAAGGATTCAACGGCAAACTGACGCGCTACATCAGCAGTGACATCACTCTGGAGAACATCCTGCTGATCGCCGTCCCCGCCCCCGCCTCTGCCTCCACATCTGTCTCCTCCTGAAGGACAGACTGCAGATCTTCACTGTCTCCACAGACGAAACAGAAATcaaactgcttttgtttttaagtaaaagtcTTTTTATTTGGTTCATTTAAGATGAAAATCATCAgactgatgttaaaatgttgtgtaaagtttgtaTTAAAGCATCTTCAGTTTCTTATCTAAACAgtgttcagtgtctctgttgaTTGGCtgcatttataatgtttttcaaAGTGAAAGTGTTCAAACTTCAAACAGCACACTGATCCTGTTCAGTCTGTaagatatgatgatgatgatgatgatgatgatgatgatgatgatgatgtgctATAATGTCAGCTATCAGACTAAATGTTCTGGATGTGTGATGCTGCAGATGATCTGAGGATCTGTTCACAGTCTGTTTATTAAGTTTTCAAGCAAGAGTCAATACACACGTCGTGActtctgctttaaaaaagttCTTCACTGAGTTTAAAAACCTGCAGTTGAGCTCTGAGAGGAAAAAGCccagaagaagaaatgaagatTATTTTACTCTGTCGGTGCGTCGCTTGGCTCTGAAAcgttcaaaacaaaaacacgtCAGAAAATCAGTTTCTGAAGGAATAAATACAacttaaagtttgttttttagtaaGAATCAAGCAGGATCGAATCCTACaggaatgatgatgatgatgatgatgatgatggttattTATTAGTAGTCGTAGTGTTACATGGACGTTATTGTAATTTTAATCCAAAGCCTCAAACAtctgaatgtaaaaatgacGTATTTGAGTGATACTATATTCTAAACTCAAGCTCCACTTACTAGCATTTTGCTGAGGTTTCAACCATATCCCACTGCCTTCTTCAGTAGATGTAACTTATTTATCATCATGTGACCCGAGAGCAGAACATCAGTCACATGATAACAGTTTGTACATGAGGAGACGACATCCCTCGTTTCCAACCAGCTGTTGATCATGTGACAAAAGTTTGATACGCTGACTTCCGTTCACTGAAGAAAGCTGTGAGATTTGGCTGAAAGCTCTGGCtggaaaatgtaaataacatttacagacaatatattaaaatatagatataagatatatatagatataatagATTTTTGGGTGGTATTTGAACTTAAACTGCTGTGTCTCAGCAGGTTGATCAGATCGTCCAGTAATCACAGGGTTGGTGGTTCGATGCCCGGCTCTTCCTGTCCACATGTCCTAGTGTCCtggagcaagacactgaactgAACCTTTGATTGCTCCTGATGGTCAGATCAGCACCTTGTAAATGCTTTGGATAAAAGAGCTTTatataaatctaaataaatgaaGTCCTGACTCTCAGTTTATCTGGCAGACAAGACTGAATGTAGATTCacagctgaagaagaaaacactgaGGCAGTTCTGGTTGAGTTTTTTAGTTGCAGTTGAATTACTTTGGTTAAGTTTAGCGCTAAGATTCAGTACAGAAGTTTCATAGTAAAAAGAAGTGAAGTCAGGCTCATGCTGAgtgtaaacatgtaaaacagtCCAGCAGTTGTTATAAAGTGAACAGCTGACGtgcattaaaacatgtttagtACCATAAGCATGAAGTGTTGATACTAACGGTTAACACAGTGCACGTTGAGCACAGCGTACGCTCTCTTTCTGGCCTCCTGGATGTACATCTGCATGAACTCTCTTCCAAACATCTCTCTgtcatcttcttcatcttcttcttcttcttcatcatcttcatccttcTCAGCCTTCGTCTTCCTGACCGGCAGCGTCACATCCAGAGTCAGAGGGTTGTCCCGAAAATTCACAAACCTGCTccaagaaagacagaaatgagtCCTGACTGAgcagaaaaaataatgtttttatactgtttgaACTGTTCTGACACAAAGCTGCACAATAttacaaatatgaataatattatTGGCCGTTTGTTTCACTCAGTGAACCGATATTTAAACTAACattaaccagacttt
Encoded proteins:
- the trmt13 gene encoding tRNA:m(4)X modification enzyme TRM13 homolog, translating into MAAPLPGMLPGRCAFFVEKKKRFCKMIVGKGKTFCGEHATMEEGSSSSRRIVCPLDPKHTVDEDKLDKHLKKCNSRQKPKPAYYVENINAGSADGDETLQQVCLCERSRTQLQSLVDKLKTAATGLQCDVEDSVLSHPALQEELNNPKNGDSALKHLKQQSSILGHLEALGLLGRGRSFVEFGAGRGKLSHWIHEALKTSEHLNTCDDLLLLLVERCSTRFKVDGKHQDAGVEFERLQVDIQHLDLSKVPQIKHKKLPLVGVGKHLCGAATDLALRCLLETPEPRETEPPPKRLKPSEEHSGLDPGPVQGPGPVQGVAVALCCHHRCEWRHYVGQQFFLQRGLGAAEFSAFCRMSSWATCGLRPTNQDRPPGDPTNQRGDDEEHEPTEETDAVNGFLSADERQQVGRLCKLLIDCGRLHFLQNKGFNGKLTRYISSDITLENILLIAVPAPASASTSVSS